Proteins from a single region of Xyrauchen texanus isolate HMW12.3.18 chromosome 7, RBS_HiC_50CHRs, whole genome shotgun sequence:
- the LOC127646810 gene encoding cytochrome c oxidase subunit NDUFA4, with product MLKTLFRHAKRHPGLIPQFFFMFVGVSGASVYLIRLALGPHVSWDRKNNPEPWNKLGPTHQCKLVAVTTDYKCLKKQGPEF from the exons ATGTTGAAAACTCTGTTCCGGCACGCTAAGAGGCATCCTGGG CTCATCCCTCAGTTTTTCTTCATGTTTGTGGGTGTGAGTGGTGCATCTGTCTACCTGATCCGACTCGCTCTTGGGCCTCATGTCAG CTGGGACAGGAAGAATAACCCTGAACCATGGAACAAACTTGGCCCGACCCATCAGTGCAAG TTGGTGGCCGTCACAACAGACTACAAGTGTTTGAAGAAACAAGGGCCTGAATTTTAA